Proteins found in one Terribacillus sp. DMT04 genomic segment:
- the greA gene encoding transcription elongation factor GreA yields the protein MATEKQYYMTKEGLAKLEEELEFLKTTRRQEVVERIKIARGFGDLSENSEYDAAKDEQAFVESKIATTENMIRNAVIIESDTDNPDMVGMGKTVTFIELPDGDEESYTIVGSAEADPFEGKISNDSPIAKSLIGHEVGEELSVATPGGDIQVKITKVE from the coding sequence TTGGCTACAGAAAAACAATATTACATGACTAAAGAAGGTTTGGCGAAATTAGAGGAGGAATTGGAGTTTCTGAAGACAACACGTCGTCAGGAAGTTGTAGAGCGTATCAAAATTGCTCGCGGTTTCGGTGACTTGTCCGAGAACTCTGAATATGATGCGGCGAAAGATGAACAAGCATTCGTTGAATCTAAAATCGCTACAACAGAAAATATGATCCGTAATGCGGTCATTATTGAAAGTGATACAGATAACCCTGACATGGTCGGCATGGGTAAGACAGTTACCTTTATCGAATTGCCTGACGGCGACGAAGAAAGCTACACAATCGTCGGCAGCGCAGAAGCAGATCCATTTGAAGGCAAGATCTCAAATGATTCTCCAATTGCCAAAAGTCTGATTGGCCATGAAGTTGGAGAAGAACTTTCTGTCGCAACACCAGGCGGCGACA
- the udk gene encoding uridine kinase — MAKKPIIIGVAGGSGSGKTSVTRSIYKRFTDKTILVIEQDSYYKDQSHLPFEQRLNTNYDHPFAFDNELLMQHLRDLGSQKPIEKPIYDYKIHTRSEETIPVEPKDVIILEGILILEDERLRDMMDIKVFVDTDADLRIIRRLLRDIKERGRTIDSVIEQYVNVVRPMHLQFIEPTKRYADIIIPEGGENHVAIDLMSAKIETILSGRTN, encoded by the coding sequence ATGGCAAAAAAACCTATCATTATCGGTGTTGCAGGTGGTTCGGGGTCAGGTAAAACGTCTGTTACCAGATCCATTTACAAACGTTTTACAGATAAAACAATTCTCGTAATAGAACAAGATTCGTATTATAAGGATCAATCTCATCTTCCTTTTGAGCAGCGCCTTAATACGAATTACGACCATCCGTTTGCTTTTGATAATGAGCTGCTTATGCAGCACCTGCGTGATCTTGGCAGCCAAAAGCCAATTGAAAAGCCGATTTATGATTATAAGATTCATACCCGCTCGGAAGAGACAATACCTGTAGAGCCGAAGGATGTTATCATCTTAGAAGGTATTCTGATTCTGGAAGATGAGCGTTTGCGTGATATGATGGATATTAAAGTATTCGTAGATACCGATGCAGATTTACGTATCATCCGTCGTCTGCTGCGCGATATCAAAGAACGCGGACGGACGATTGATTCGGTTATTGAACAATATGTAAATGTCGTACGGCCGATGCATCTTCAATTTATTGAACCAACAAAACGATATGCAGATATTATCATTCCTGAAGGCGGCGAGAATCATGTTGCTATCGATTTGATGTCTGCTAAGATCGAAACAATCCTATCTGGCCGGACGAACTGA
- a CDS encoding O-methyltransferase — translation MLQAIMEYLEEHVEPSPEWAVKLEELAAAEQVPIMEPLGIQFLMQVIRLQQPKKILEIGTAIGYSALMMRHAKPDVSIVTVERDEIRYNQAVAHIQKQGAQDDIVTLKGDAFDLEETIKAHGPYDFVFIDAAKGQYQRFFEAYSSMLSNHGVIVSDNVLFKGYVADDKEATPRKANIAKKIRKYNNWLFEHEAYHTTILPVGDGVAVSVKKK, via the coding sequence ATGTTACAAGCAATAATGGAATATTTGGAGGAGCACGTCGAACCTTCGCCGGAGTGGGCTGTGAAATTGGAAGAATTGGCTGCAGCAGAGCAAGTACCGATTATGGAGCCGCTTGGCATCCAGTTCTTGATGCAAGTCATTCGGCTGCAGCAGCCAAAGAAGATACTCGAAATTGGCACAGCAATCGGTTATTCCGCACTTATGATGCGGCATGCCAAACCAGATGTTAGCATCGTGACTGTGGAGAGAGATGAGATTCGTTACAATCAAGCGGTCGCTCATATTCAAAAGCAAGGTGCACAGGATGATATTGTAACGCTTAAAGGGGATGCGTTTGATTTAGAAGAAACAATCAAAGCGCACGGTCCGTATGATTTTGTATTTATCGATGCAGCCAAAGGCCAGTATCAGCGGTTTTTCGAAGCTTATAGCAGCATGCTGAGTAATCACGGTGTTATTGTCAGTGACAATGTGCTTTTCAAAGGCTATGTAGCAGACGATAAAGAAGCGACACCTCGCAAAGCGAATATTGCCAAAAAAATCCGCAAGTACAATAACTGGCTATTTGAGCATGAAGCATACCACACGACAATCCTGCCGGTAGGCGATGGAGTAGCTGTCAGTGTGAAAAAGAAATGA
- the mltG gene encoding endolytic transglycosylase MltG, with protein sequence MTASNDDLYQQNQDRRMEEASVVRKIVLMTISVIIVLLLIGALGTFIYVNASMKAVDSDNDTTQVVEVPMGSTASSIAASLEDQGLIKNAFIFRLYVKFSGEANFRAGNFELSPSMSMQQIVDKLNDPEAGSTPSASAAVPEGSDIEEISSILSETLGINQQDFLDKMKDEAYIRQLISEYPGILTDDILQEDIRYPLEGYLFAATYSFLSDDSLSIDNIVHMMLDKSQQIITPYLDDFKQRDLTIHEAVTFASLVENEARNKEERNMIAGIFYNRLADDMKLQTDPTVLYALGEHKPRVYYKDLEVDSPYNTYRIKGLPVGPISNFSESSLQSVVNPKTSDYLYFLAGDNGQIYYARTFDEHEELIEKHMHVNE encoded by the coding sequence TTGACTGCCTCGAATGATGATCTTTATCAACAGAATCAGGACAGAAGAATGGAGGAAGCAAGCGTCGTGCGGAAAATAGTACTTATGACCATATCCGTAATAATTGTTCTTCTGCTAATTGGAGCACTAGGAACCTTTATTTACGTGAATGCCAGTATGAAAGCAGTCGATTCAGATAACGATACGACACAGGTAGTCGAAGTTCCGATGGGATCAACGGCATCCTCAATCGCTGCCTCTCTGGAAGATCAAGGTCTGATAAAAAATGCTTTCATTTTCCGGCTATATGTAAAATTTTCTGGTGAAGCCAATTTCCGTGCGGGAAACTTTGAGCTGTCCCCTTCCATGTCCATGCAGCAGATCGTCGACAAACTGAACGATCCAGAGGCGGGGAGCACCCCCTCTGCGTCGGCTGCAGTCCCGGAAGGTTCTGACATCGAGGAAATTAGCAGCATCTTGTCTGAAACACTAGGAATAAACCAACAGGATTTTCTGGATAAGATGAAAGATGAAGCATATATCAGGCAATTAATCAGCGAATATCCAGGTATACTGACAGATGACATTCTGCAAGAAGATATACGTTATCCGCTCGAAGGGTATTTGTTTGCAGCAACGTATAGCTTTTTATCCGATGACAGTTTATCTATAGATAACATTGTGCATATGATGCTCGACAAGTCACAGCAGATTATCACGCCTTACTTAGACGACTTCAAGCAAAGAGATTTAACAATCCATGAAGCAGTCACTTTTGCCTCGCTTGTTGAGAATGAAGCGAGGAATAAAGAAGAGCGTAACATGATTGCCGGTATTTTCTATAATCGACTGGCTGATGACATGAAGCTGCAGACGGACCCGACTGTTTTATATGCGCTAGGCGAGCATAAGCCCCGCGTGTATTACAAGGATCTGGAAGTAGACTCTCCTTATAATACATATAGAATAAAAGGGCTTCCAGTTGGGCCAATTAGTAATTTCTCAGAGAGCTCGCTGCAATCGGTCGTAAATCCGAAGACTTCCGACTACTTATATTTCCTGGCGGGAGACAACGGACAGATTTATTATGCTAGAACGTTCGATGAACACGAAGAGCTAATTGAGAAGCATATGCATGTGAATGAGTAA
- a CDS encoding DUF1292 domain-containing protein: MALEEKERIVIPDENGEEHLFEVLFNFDVDETGHSYIAVVPAEQAESEDEVEVFAFRYEETGDDKDLTLFQIESEEEWEMVEEMLNALTDEEDGI, translated from the coding sequence ATGGCATTAGAAGAAAAAGAACGTATTGTTATCCCGGACGAAAATGGGGAAGAGCATTTATTTGAAGTATTATTCAACTTTGACGTTGATGAAACAGGTCATTCCTACATTGCAGTTGTCCCAGCTGAGCAAGCTGAGTCAGAAGATGAAGTTGAAGTATTCGCTTTCCGTTACGAGGAAACAGGCGATGATAAAGATTTGACATTATTCCAGATTGAATCAGAAGAAGAATGGGAAATGGTCGAAGAAATGCTGAATGCACTAACTGATGAGGAAGACGGCATCTAA
- the ruvX gene encoding Holliday junction resolvase RuvX, with protein sequence MTDILKTIGLDVGSKTIGVAVSDGLGWTAQGLTTIKWNEEDYETARPELEQIIKTHEIAKAVIGMPKNMNGTIGPRGEASLAFSQWIEEQFGIETVLWDERLTTMAAERVLLEADVSRKKRKKVIDKMAASMILQGYLDSKQ encoded by the coding sequence ATGACTGACATACTAAAAACAATTGGCTTGGATGTCGGATCCAAGACAATTGGCGTGGCAGTCAGTGATGGACTTGGCTGGACTGCACAAGGTCTGACTACCATCAAATGGAACGAAGAAGATTACGAAACAGCAAGACCGGAATTAGAACAGATTATCAAGACACATGAAATCGCAAAAGCTGTCATTGGCATGCCGAAGAACATGAATGGTACAATTGGTCCGAGGGGAGAAGCATCGCTTGCTTTCTCCCAATGGATCGAGGAACAATTTGGTATCGAGACAGTACTTTGGGACGAGCGTCTGACGACGATGGCAGCGGAGCGTGTATTACTGGAAGCTGATGTAAGTCGAAAGAAACGGAAAAAAGTAATCGATAAGATGGCAGCGTCCATGATTCTGCAAGGTTATCTTGATTCAAAACAATAA
- a CDS encoding IreB family regulatory phosphoprotein, producing MSSMDNTMKFNFPEEPMDENVREVLMSVYEALREKGYNPINQIVGYLLSGDPAYIPRHNDARNLIRRMERDEIVEQLVKFYLEQNHND from the coding sequence TTGAGTTCGATGGATAACACGATGAAATTCAATTTCCCGGAAGAGCCAATGGACGAAAATGTCCGGGAAGTGCTAATGTCCGTTTATGAGGCATTGCGTGAAAAAGGGTATAATCCGATCAATCAGATAGTAGGTTATCTTTTGTCAGGAGATCCGGCTTATATTCCGCGGCATAATGATGCCCGCAACCTAATCCGCCGTATGGAACGTGATGAGATTGTCGAACAGCTGGTAAAATTTTATTTGGAACAGAACCACAATGACTGA
- a CDS encoding AI-2E family transporter has translation MKNGNATAHHSSHMKEVSRLSRVLLWMVTVVVALLLCFLLIKLYPFYRSFLLFLGGLFLPFIIAGLIAYLLHPVIDRLAAWRLPRWLSILIIYVLFFGFSGFLLYKGVPALINQVKDFSHNLPELTQRYDHYVQYMYQRTAFLPETVHDKMDQVLHNLESRAENFLTKLLRLWNKLPQLIIFLVVTPVIVFYMLKDADKIGSAGLRLLPRKYRSKVKSLVLRIDDNLGRYIRGVLLVSCIVSLLTWTAFTLIRLPYSLVLALVVGSTNIIPYFGPIIGVIPAILVGITISPKTAILAGIAVFIIQLIEGNLLSPYIVGKSIHIHPLLIIFALLVGGELGGIIGMIAAVPVLTIIKACVDTAKDTDV, from the coding sequence ATGAAGAACGGAAATGCGACGGCGCATCATTCTAGTCACATGAAAGAGGTATCCCGTCTGTCTCGTGTGCTTTTATGGATGGTGACGGTTGTCGTCGCACTGCTGCTCTGCTTTCTATTAATCAAGCTCTATCCTTTCTATCGTTCGTTTTTGCTATTTTTAGGCGGGTTATTCCTGCCTTTCATTATCGCCGGTCTGATTGCCTATTTGCTGCACCCTGTTATTGACCGGCTCGCTGCTTGGCGTCTGCCTCGCTGGCTTTCAATCCTGATCATTTATGTGCTGTTCTTCGGCTTTAGCGGTTTTTTGTTATACAAAGGTGTCCCAGCCTTAATCAACCAGGTAAAGGATTTCAGCCATAATCTTCCGGAGCTGACGCAGCGCTACGATCATTATGTGCAATATATGTATCAGAGGACTGCATTCCTTCCAGAGACAGTGCATGACAAGATGGATCAAGTGCTGCATAACCTGGAAAGTCGTGCTGAAAATTTCCTTACCAAGCTGCTTCGCTTGTGGAATAAGCTGCCGCAGCTGATTATCTTTCTCGTCGTGACGCCTGTTATCGTTTTTTATATGCTGAAAGATGCAGATAAGATTGGATCAGCCGGATTGCGGCTGCTGCCGCGCAAGTACAGAAGCAAAGTAAAAAGCCTCGTGCTGCGAATTGATGATAATCTCGGTCGTTATATTCGAGGTGTGCTGCTCGTCAGCTGTATTGTAAGTTTGCTGACATGGACAGCATTTACGTTGATTCGGCTGCCATATTCCTTAGTGCTGGCACTTGTGGTAGGAAGCACGAACATCATTCCCTATTTCGGACCAATTATTGGGGTTATTCCAGCGATACTAGTTGGCATTACAATCAGTCCGAAAACGGCGATTCTTGCCGGAATTGCTGTTTTTATCATTCAGCTGATTGAAGGAAATCTGTTGTCTCCATACATTGTCGGCAAAAGTATTCATATTCACCCGCTTTTGATCATCTTTGCTTTACTCGTAGGAGGGGAGCTAGGGGGGATTATCGGGATGATTGCAGCTGTGCCTGTCCTGACAATTATCAAAGCGTGTGTGGATACAGCAAAAGATACGGATGTTTGA
- a CDS encoding ATP-dependent RecD-like DNA helicase — protein sequence MEYGETAESPKGFVKGELLHTIFRKEEEQFSIVRIKVLETNEKIEEKDIVIKGYIGELDQGEPYMFFGSMVSHKRFGDQYEVTEYKRYVPETKDGLIQYLSSDLFYGIGKRIAERIVTKLGENAIADVLSNPDLLDGIQGLNDEKKERFLHDLRAHQGFDHVMVHLSKYGIGLKLAQKIYKAYRDEAVAVLEKDPYQYVFDIEGFGFHRADEAARKNNLPMDHNSRLQAACMMVLQDSMQAGHVYLPNEEVLKQAGVLLRSSQFGISPEQVEEQLGVLHAEKKLIKQEDRIYHPMLYYAETGFCSSLQRIAEKETETEIVQAELLKIIGKLEEAETISYGKEQFEAIEQALQSKVMILTGGPGTGKTTVIKGFIKSYAELHELSLDPQDYKDKDESYPFVLTAPTGRAAKRMQESTGVPAKTIHRLLGWDGTESFERDEDNPLAGKLLIVDEFSMVDIWLANRLFKAIPDDMQVLLVGDEDQLPSVGPGQVLSDLLRSEAVPRVMLKDVYRQKEGSKIITIAHAIKNASLTENELEKDKDFNFIPCREHQVVDVITQIVGKAVDKGWDLRDVQLLAPMYRSQAGIHELNKQLQQLVNPKDKQKREMKTKDTVFRKGDKVIQLVNDPEEGVFNGDIGEVVAIFREEENVEQKEQLVVAFEEKEVVYESKDLSNLMHAYCISIHKSQGSEFPIVILPVVPGYRRMLRKNLLYTGITRAQKSLILVGEKQAFLQGIQTEDTNQRYTSLLEHLGVTESGDLIDQMLKEAEAEQEEISPYDFM from the coding sequence ATGGAATATGGGGAGACAGCCGAAAGCCCAAAAGGGTTCGTCAAAGGTGAATTGCTGCATACGATTTTCAGGAAAGAAGAAGAACAGTTTTCCATCGTGCGCATCAAGGTATTGGAAACGAACGAGAAAATCGAGGAAAAGGATATAGTGATTAAAGGATATATTGGTGAGCTCGATCAAGGTGAACCGTATATGTTTTTCGGCTCGATGGTCAGTCATAAGCGTTTTGGTGACCAATACGAAGTCACAGAATATAAGCGTTATGTACCGGAGACGAAGGATGGGCTGATCCAATACCTTTCCAGCGATCTGTTTTATGGTATCGGCAAACGAATCGCCGAACGGATTGTAACGAAGCTAGGAGAAAACGCGATTGCTGATGTCTTGTCTAACCCTGACTTACTGGACGGCATCCAGGGACTGAACGATGAGAAAAAGGAACGTTTCCTCCATGATTTGCGCGCACACCAAGGCTTTGATCATGTTATGGTGCATTTATCAAAATATGGCATTGGCTTAAAGCTCGCACAAAAGATTTACAAAGCATACCGCGACGAAGCAGTGGCTGTATTGGAGAAGGATCCGTACCAATATGTATTCGATATTGAAGGCTTTGGCTTTCACCGAGCGGATGAGGCGGCACGAAAAAATAATCTGCCGATGGATCATAACAGCCGGCTGCAGGCAGCTTGTATGATGGTGCTGCAAGATAGTATGCAAGCTGGCCACGTATACTTGCCAAATGAAGAAGTGCTAAAGCAAGCCGGCGTTTTGCTGCGCAGCTCACAATTCGGCATTAGTCCGGAACAAGTGGAGGAGCAGCTAGGTGTGCTGCATGCCGAGAAAAAACTTATCAAACAGGAAGACAGGATTTATCATCCTATGCTTTATTATGCAGAAACTGGCTTCTGCAGTTCTTTGCAGCGAATAGCAGAAAAAGAAACAGAGACAGAAATCGTACAAGCAGAACTTCTCAAAATCATCGGAAAGCTGGAGGAAGCAGAAACAATCAGCTACGGCAAAGAACAGTTCGAAGCGATTGAACAAGCCCTTCAATCAAAAGTGATGATTTTGACTGGTGGACCTGGTACTGGAAAAACGACGGTCATTAAAGGTTTCATTAAATCGTACGCTGAGCTGCACGAGCTCTCGCTGGATCCGCAAGATTATAAAGACAAAGATGAAAGCTATCCCTTCGTTTTAACGGCTCCGACAGGAAGAGCAGCAAAGCGTATGCAAGAATCAACAGGAGTGCCGGCGAAGACCATTCACCGGTTGCTAGGCTGGGACGGTACGGAATCTTTTGAGCGTGATGAAGATAATCCGCTTGCTGGGAAGCTGCTCATTGTTGATGAGTTTTCTATGGTTGATATTTGGCTGGCAAACCGTTTGTTCAAAGCAATTCCAGATGATATGCAAGTGCTGCTCGTTGGGGATGAAGACCAGCTGCCTTCTGTCGGACCTGGTCAAGTTTTATCCGATTTGCTTCGTTCAGAGGCAGTGCCGCGTGTCATGCTGAAGGATGTGTATCGACAGAAAGAAGGCTCGAAAATTATCACCATTGCCCATGCGATTAAAAATGCTTCGCTTACGGAGAATGAGCTGGAGAAGGACAAGGACTTCAATTTCATTCCGTGCCGGGAGCATCAAGTGGTTGATGTGATTACCCAGATTGTCGGAAAAGCGGTCGACAAGGGCTGGGATTTACGTGATGTGCAGCTCCTCGCTCCTATGTACCGTTCACAAGCGGGTATTCATGAACTAAACAAACAGCTGCAGCAGCTCGTCAATCCGAAAGATAAGCAAAAGCGGGAAATGAAAACAAAAGATACTGTCTTCCGAAAAGGCGATAAAGTAATACAGCTAGTTAATGACCCGGAAGAGGGCGTTTTCAATGGGGATATTGGTGAAGTAGTTGCGATTTTCCGGGAAGAAGAAAACGTCGAACAAAAAGAGCAGCTTGTCGTTGCTTTTGAGGAAAAAGAAGTTGTTTATGAAAGCAAGGATCTATCGAATTTGATGCATGCTTACTGTATCTCGATTCATAAATCACAAGGAAGTGAGTTTCCGATTGTCATTTTGCCGGTTGTGCCTGGCTACCGGCGTATGCTGCGGAAAAACCTTCTTTATACTGGTATTACGAGAGCGCAAAAGTCTTTAATTCTAGTGGGGGAAAAACAGGCGTTTCTGCAAGGCATTCAAACGGAAGATACGAACCAGCGCTATACATCTTTGCTGGAACACCTTGGTGTTACAGAATCAGGCGACCTTATCGACCAAATGCTTAAAGAAGCCGAAGCAGAACAGGAAGAAATCTCTCCTTACGATTTTATGTAG
- a CDS encoding tetratricopeptide repeat protein → MDHIKEGIDCLQKQDLEGAAKHFNAAIEEKPNDPVGYVNFGNLLMRMNDLEKAERFFQRAIELDSNAATAYYGLGSLYYTGEQYEKAVKQLMEAAKLGLEEADVHFLLGMSLQQTGKEKLALPYLQRAAELENRDAAIVFQYGLALANAGEVDTAQQVLLDLLEWNPMHSDALYNVGVAYLYQQQLDKAHAYMEKAIEAQPDHEMAIHGKAQIELIKEQIENEE, encoded by the coding sequence ATGGATCATATAAAAGAAGGTATTGACTGTCTGCAAAAGCAGGATCTAGAAGGAGCGGCGAAGCATTTTAACGCAGCTATTGAAGAAAAACCAAATGACCCTGTTGGTTACGTTAACTTTGGTAATCTGTTAATGCGTATGAATGACTTGGAAAAAGCGGAGCGCTTCTTCCAGCGCGCCATTGAACTGGACAGCAACGCAGCGACTGCATACTATGGTTTGGGAAGCTTGTATTATACTGGCGAGCAGTATGAAAAGGCGGTAAAGCAGCTGATGGAAGCAGCAAAGCTTGGATTAGAAGAAGCGGATGTGCATTTTCTTCTAGGTATGTCTTTGCAGCAGACAGGCAAGGAAAAGCTGGCTCTGCCTTACTTGCAGCGGGCGGCAGAACTCGAAAACCGCGATGCAGCGATTGTCTTTCAATATGGCTTAGCATTAGCCAATGCTGGAGAAGTCGATACAGCGCAGCAAGTGCTGCTTGATTTGCTGGAATGGAATCCAATGCATAGTGATGCCCTTTATAATGTTGGCGTTGCTTATCTGTATCAGCAGCAGCTCGACAAAGCGCATGCTTACATGGAGAAGGCGATTGAAGCACAGCCGGATCATGAGATGGCGATTCACGGTAAAGCACAGATCGAACTGATCAAGGAGCAAATCGAGAACGAAGAGTAA
- the mnmA gene encoding tRNA 2-thiouridine(34) synthase MnmA has translation MKENKDIRVVVGMSGGVDSSVAALLLKQQGYDVVGIFMKNWDDTDENGFCTATEDYEDVKKVANQIGIPYYGVNFEKQYWDKVFTYFLDEYKAGRTPNPDVMCNKEIKFKAFMDHAMSLGADYLATGHYAQVAERDGKTVMLRGLDENKDQTYFLNQLTESTLSKVMFPLGGMDKKEVRRIAAEHNLATATKKDSTGICFIGERNFKSFLSEYLPAQPGVMSTLDGVVKGQHDGLMYYTIGQRQGLRIGGEGEPWFVVGKNLKENILYVEQGFEHDSLYSDALIASDMSWVSETELTAPIHVTAKFRYRQKDSGVTVTPLSDNKVRVDFHEAQRAITPGQAVVFYDGDVCLGGGTIDEIIKNEQQLEYVG, from the coding sequence ATGAAAGAAAATAAAGATATCCGTGTTGTTGTCGGTATGAGCGGCGGTGTCGATTCTTCCGTTGCAGCGCTATTGCTTAAACAGCAAGGCTATGACGTAGTCGGCATCTTCATGAAAAACTGGGATGATACGGACGAGAATGGCTTCTGTACTGCTACAGAAGATTATGAAGATGTGAAAAAAGTTGCCAATCAAATCGGCATTCCATATTACGGGGTGAACTTTGAAAAGCAATATTGGGATAAAGTTTTCACTTACTTCTTGGATGAATATAAAGCAGGACGCACACCGAACCCCGATGTGATGTGTAATAAAGAAATTAAATTTAAAGCTTTCATGGATCATGCGATGAGCCTGGGAGCGGATTACTTGGCAACAGGTCACTATGCACAAGTAGCGGAGCGCGACGGCAAAACTGTTATGCTGCGGGGACTTGATGAGAATAAGGACCAAACGTACTTCTTGAACCAGCTGACGGAATCCACGCTTTCTAAGGTAATGTTCCCGCTCGGCGGAATGGACAAGAAAGAAGTGCGCCGTATTGCAGCAGAGCACAACCTTGCTACAGCAACCAAGAAAGATTCTACTGGAATTTGTTTCATCGGAGAGCGTAACTTCAAGAGCTTCTTAAGCGAATATTTGCCTGCACAGCCAGGTGTGATGTCCACACTTGATGGGGTCGTAAAAGGCCAGCATGACGGTTTAATGTATTATACAATTGGGCAGCGTCAAGGTTTGCGAATTGGCGGAGAAGGCGAGCCCTGGTTTGTTGTTGGTAAGAATCTGAAAGAAAACATCCTTTACGTGGAGCAAGGCTTCGAGCATGACAGCTTGTATTCAGATGCATTAATTGCAAGTGATATGAGCTGGGTTTCTGAAACAGAACTAACTGCTCCGATTCATGTAACAGCGAAATTCCGTTATCGTCAAAAAGACAGCGGCGTAACGGTTACCCCGTTAAGTGACAACAAAGTACGTGTTGACTTCCACGAAGCGCAGCGTGCGATTACACCAGGACAAGCTGTTGTCTTTTATGATGGCGATGTTTGCCTGGGCGGCGGAACGATTGATGAAATCATTAAAAATGAACAACAATTAGAATACGTCGGTTAA
- a CDS encoding cysteine desulfurase family protein, which translates to MKSIYLDHAATSPMHPDVIQAMIPVMEGTFGNPSSVHAFGREARHIVDVARDKVAASIGASDKQIIFTSGGTEADNMALIGTAIARKEQGKHIITTAIEHHATLHAANYLESQGFDVTYLPVDTTGAVKLEDLQAALRPDTILVSVMMINNETGIIQPVQAIGELLKSHAAYFHTDAVQAYGTEEIDVVSLGVDLLSVSAHKINGPKGIGALYVADHVRIKPITYGGEQERKRRAGTENVASIAGFGKACELAMHQRAERKAVYQDLQDTFVSELEAAGTNFFINGDTDHRSAGIVNLSFPGTNVESLLMNFDLSGVTVSSGSACTAGSVDPSHVLKAMYGEDERVTNSIRFSFGYGNTAEAVAEAAQTVAAIIKRLTKGKE; encoded by the coding sequence ATGAAATCAATTTATCTTGATCATGCGGCTACGTCACCGATGCACCCGGATGTCATTCAAGCGATGATTCCCGTGATGGAGGGCACATTCGGCAATCCATCCAGTGTGCACGCCTTCGGCAGAGAAGCGCGTCATATCGTTGATGTTGCCCGTGATAAAGTTGCCGCAAGTATCGGCGCATCAGATAAACAAATTATATTCACAAGCGGCGGAACAGAAGCAGATAATATGGCACTTATCGGTACAGCTATTGCTCGTAAGGAACAAGGTAAGCATATTATTACGACAGCCATTGAGCATCATGCTACACTACATGCAGCCAACTATCTGGAAAGCCAAGGTTTTGACGTCACGTATTTACCTGTAGATACAACTGGTGCAGTGAAACTGGAAGATTTGCAAGCAGCGCTACGTCCGGATACAATCCTCGTTTCCGTTATGATGATTAATAATGAAACAGGTATCATCCAGCCGGTGCAAGCAATCGGCGAATTGCTGAAGTCACATGCTGCCTATTTTCATACAGATGCTGTCCAGGCTTATGGGACCGAGGAGATCGATGTGGTCTCACTTGGCGTGGACCTTTTAAGTGTTTCTGCTCACAAAATCAACGGGCCAAAAGGAATCGGTGCGTTGTATGTGGCAGATCATGTCCGTATTAAACCGATAACTTATGGCGGAGAGCAGGAGCGAAAACGCCGTGCCGGGACAGAGAATGTCGCATCCATCGCCGGCTTTGGAAAAGCTTGTGAATTGGCAATGCACCAACGAGCAGAAAGAAAAGCTGTTTACCAGGATCTGCAAGATACATTTGTGTCCGAGCTTGAAGCAGCAGGCACCAACTTCTTCATTAATGGAGATACAGATCATCGTTCCGCTGGGATTGTCAATCTTAGCTTTCCGGGAACAAATGTGGAGTCTTTGCTGATGAACTTTGATTTGTCTGGTGTAACTGTCTCAAGCGGAAGTGCCTGTACAGCAGGTTCTGTTGATCCATCACATGTGCTGAAGGCTATGTATGGAGAAGATGAGCGTGTTACAAACAGTATTCGTTTTAGTTTCGGATACGGCAATACAGCAGAAGCTGTCGCAGAGGCTGCACAGACGGTCGCTGCTATTATAAAACGTCTGACAAAAGGAAAGGAGTGA